A single Alcanivorax borkumensis SK2 DNA region contains:
- the galE gene encoding UDP-glucose 4-epimerase GalE codes for MSKVLVTGGAGYIGSHTVLLLLEAGREVVVLDNLTNSSEESLRRVQRLTGRELTFIKGDIRDADCLDRLFADHDIDSVIHFAGLKAVGESVEQPLQYYDCNVVGTVRLLEAMERAGVRTLVFSSSATVYGDPASVPIKENFPLSATNPYGASKLHIEDMLRDLYSSDNRWQVALLRYFNPVGAHESGEIGEDPNGIPNNLMPFIAQVAIGKRAQLSVFGGDYATPDGTGVRDYIHVMDLAQGHLAALQALEGDRGLLTVNLGTGRGYSVLEMIAAFSKASGRDVPYQIVERRSGDVATCYADPAHAEEVIGWKAARGIDDMCCDHWRWQESNPEGYGER; via the coding sequence ATGAGCAAAGTATTGGTCACCGGCGGAGCCGGTTATATCGGCTCTCACACGGTGCTGTTGCTGCTTGAAGCTGGGCGCGAGGTTGTCGTGCTTGATAACCTCACCAATAGCAGCGAGGAGAGCCTACGCCGTGTCCAAAGGTTAACTGGGCGTGAGCTGACTTTCATTAAAGGCGACATTCGCGATGCGGATTGCCTAGATCGACTTTTCGCCGACCATGATATCGATTCCGTGATCCATTTTGCTGGCCTGAAGGCGGTGGGTGAATCGGTTGAGCAGCCATTGCAATACTACGATTGCAATGTGGTAGGCACGGTGCGTTTGTTGGAAGCCATGGAGCGGGCAGGGGTGCGAACTCTGGTATTTAGCTCATCGGCAACGGTGTACGGGGACCCGGCCTCTGTGCCCATTAAGGAAAACTTTCCTCTTAGTGCGACCAATCCCTATGGTGCCAGTAAGTTGCACATTGAAGATATGCTCCGTGATCTCTACTCCAGCGATAACCGGTGGCAGGTGGCGTTACTGCGCTATTTTAATCCTGTGGGCGCCCATGAAAGTGGCGAAATAGGTGAGGACCCTAATGGTATTCCCAATAACCTCATGCCGTTTATTGCACAGGTTGCCATTGGCAAGCGAGCACAGCTGAGTGTTTTTGGTGGAGATTATGCGACGCCGGATGGCACTGGAGTGAGGGATTATATCCATGTGATGGATTTAGCCCAGGGACATTTGGCGGCACTGCAGGCTTTAGAGGGCGATCGTGGTCTGCTGACGGTGAATTTGGGAACCGGGCGAGGCTACAGTGTGCTGGAAATGATTGCGGCCTTTTCTAAGGCCAGCGGGCGAGACGTTCCCTACCAGATTGTGGAACGTCGATCGGGAGATGTGGCTACCTGTTACGCGGATCCTGCCCATGCAGAAGAAGTCATCGGGTGGAAGGCTGCCCGCGGCATTGATGATATGTGCTGTGACCACTGGCGTTGGCAGGAAAGTAATCCTGAAGGGTATGGCGAGAGATAG
- a CDS encoding oligosaccharide flippase family protein, whose amino-acid sequence MLKSVLYKNFLSVGGMRLAGIPLTLATSVLLARLLGPEGYGYYSFAMALVPLLAIPVSSGLQQFATRQVVSYRLAEQFSLARGLVSLAGMWILLYSVLVFVFFLVASQLFPEIFEEKKWAIMLIAIFIIPFIGGNSVRCGMSKALGQPFWSELPLRLIQPALLLGIVVLLYLWGIKGANFAIYAQLISFSLAFIIAVIIFVLVAPADMREGNRTYEIGFWARSLIPFSLLSAVTLLGAQISIVLLGILGEPEAVAGMRVADRGAALVLLPLTTVNMIVAPYIARYFKQGDREKLQATLRLSSRLALLFALPAASLFLFFGEQIVGLVFGLEYIAYAFWPLVILSASQLFSVFCGSVGNVLAMSHQENRAVTGHILALSVNVILCFFLIPTYGAVGAALATGAGLIVWNLVLAYFVIKQVKVSPFPI is encoded by the coding sequence ATGCTCAAATCAGTTTTATATAAAAACTTCTTATCTGTAGGTGGGATGCGTCTTGCGGGGATTCCCCTGACATTGGCAACCAGTGTGTTGTTGGCCAGGCTGCTTGGACCAGAGGGATACGGTTACTACTCTTTTGCGATGGCATTGGTTCCTTTGCTTGCGATTCCTGTGTCCAGTGGTTTGCAGCAGTTTGCGACACGGCAAGTAGTTAGCTATCGGTTGGCCGAACAATTTTCTCTGGCAAGGGGACTGGTGTCTCTGGCAGGGATGTGGATATTGCTTTATTCCGTTCTTGTGTTTGTTTTTTTTCTGGTCGCTAGTCAGCTTTTTCCTGAGATCTTTGAAGAAAAAAAATGGGCTATCATGCTCATTGCCATCTTTATTATCCCCTTTATTGGTGGTAACTCAGTGCGATGTGGTATGTCCAAGGCTCTGGGGCAGCCTTTTTGGTCCGAGCTGCCACTAAGACTGATCCAACCCGCTCTGCTTCTTGGGATAGTTGTTCTGCTTTATCTCTGGGGGATTAAGGGTGCAAACTTCGCCATTTATGCTCAGCTAATAAGTTTCTCTTTGGCATTTATCATTGCAGTAATAATCTTTGTACTTGTAGCGCCTGCGGATATGCGGGAGGGCAATAGGACTTATGAAATAGGCTTCTGGGCGCGCTCTCTGATTCCATTTAGCCTTTTATCTGCGGTTACATTGCTCGGAGCGCAAATTTCCATTGTACTTCTAGGGATTCTCGGTGAACCTGAAGCCGTAGCTGGAATGAGGGTGGCTGACCGTGGTGCCGCGCTTGTGCTTCTTCCATTGACCACAGTTAACATGATTGTCGCACCGTATATTGCTCGTTATTTCAAGCAAGGTGACCGAGAAAAACTGCAAGCTACCTTAAGACTGTCTTCCAGGTTGGCACTTTTGTTTGCATTACCTGCGGCGAGTCTGTTTCTCTTTTTTGGTGAGCAGATAGTCGGCCTTGTTTTTGGTCTTGAATATATTGCGTACGCATTTTGGCCACTAGTGATTCTTTCTGCGAGCCAATTGTTCAGTGTTTTTTGTGGTTCGGTTGGCAATGTGTTGGCAATGAGTCATCAGGAAAATAGGGCCGTTACCGGTCATATTCTGGCATTGAGCGTCAATGTGATTCTGTGCTTTTTTTTGATTCCGACGTATGGTGCTGTGGGAGCTGCATTGGCTACTGGAGCAGGATTGATCGTCTGGAATCTGGTGCTGGCTTACTTCGTGATTAAACAGGTAAAGGTAAGCCCCTTTCCTATTTAG
- a CDS encoding sulfotransferase family protein, with the protein MIIKYRVVHRVSIKEALVIYSRFFFRKLEDLFASPVITDKKALLVAGCGHSGTTLLAAKLGNHPNIFAVGRETEFLLPDKNSLVTASKLLSEWVYCAEYLGKEYVLEKTPKHIYFIDRAGVIAPNHKVLVTIRNPLDNVASLFKRFGDLDLAIERWVNDNHIVAGIAGSGNVYVVRYEDLTAAPEATFISLFEFIGDSFDPSILEEGKTAYDSAVLKGNMVVRRDQVKSRIRVNNGAWRKVLDEEQALYVWRRVSVVAQALGYHGLEDCYFPTDDESNGCS; encoded by the coding sequence TTGATTATCAAATACAGGGTTGTTCACCGAGTCTCTATAAAAGAGGCGCTGGTCATTTATTCGAGATTTTTTTTTAGGAAGCTTGAAGACCTGTTTGCTAGCCCAGTGATAACTGACAAGAAAGCACTGTTGGTGGCAGGTTGTGGCCATAGTGGCACGACCCTGCTTGCTGCGAAGCTGGGCAATCATCCTAATATTTTTGCAGTGGGAAGAGAAACAGAGTTTCTTCTGCCGGATAAAAATTCGCTTGTTACGGCTTCAAAGTTGTTGTCCGAATGGGTTTATTGCGCAGAATATCTTGGCAAGGAATATGTTCTCGAAAAGACACCGAAGCATATTTATTTTATCGACCGTGCAGGGGTTATTGCGCCTAACCATAAAGTTTTGGTGACAATCAGAAACCCTTTAGACAATGTGGCATCGTTATTCAAACGTTTTGGTGACCTTGATCTGGCCATTGAGAGATGGGTTAACGATAATCACATCGTCGCTGGAATCGCAGGTTCTGGTAATGTCTATGTTGTTCGCTATGAAGACCTGACTGCGGCCCCTGAAGCGACCTTTATTTCCTTGTTTGAATTTATTGGCGACAGTTTTGATCCGTCAATACTGGAGGAAGGAAAAACGGCGTATGACTCTGCCGTGTTAAAGGGGAATATGGTGGTTCGCAGGGATCAGGTTAAGTCCAGAATCCGGGTTAATAATGGGGCTTGGCGAAAAGTTCTTGATGAAGAGCAGGCTCTTTATGTCTGGAGGCGGGTGTCGGTTGTTGCGCAAGCCCTAGGGTATCACGGCCTTGAAGATTGCTACTTTCCGACAGATGATGAGAGTAACGGGTGTTCCTGA
- a CDS encoding glycosyltransferase family 2 protein, with the protein MIPEVSIITPCYNARHTLARTIESVLSQNFLSWELLLVDDKSTDDTDQHAQAFCDRDNRIKLIRLKENSGAAVARNRGIASARGRYIAFIDADDEWHKDKLSIQISQMKEQGWPLSYTAYTRINPEGACINTVGVPPTIHYRQLLKTNYIGCSTAVYDSEQLGKVFMPELRKRQDFGLWLKILKKTTSGYGINLALTRYCVHQDSLSSNKRNTAGYNWRLYRDEEQLNAIMASYYFANYALRGVLRSRFPKLALFLGIHFPVPAQSSNAR; encoded by the coding sequence ATGATTCCTGAAGTTTCAATCATCACACCATGCTATAACGCCCGGCACACATTGGCCCGGACTATCGAATCGGTACTCTCCCAGAACTTTCTGTCATGGGAGCTACTATTAGTCGACGATAAATCTACTGATGACACAGATCAGCACGCTCAAGCATTTTGTGATCGTGATAACAGAATCAAACTGATACGGCTAAAAGAAAATAGCGGTGCAGCAGTTGCGAGAAACAGAGGCATTGCCTCTGCCAGAGGACGATACATCGCTTTCATCGACGCCGATGATGAGTGGCACAAAGACAAGTTAAGCATTCAGATAAGCCAAATGAAAGAACAAGGCTGGCCCCTGTCGTACACCGCCTATACACGCATAAACCCAGAAGGCGCCTGTATCAACACTGTAGGTGTACCGCCAACCATACACTACCGCCAGTTGTTAAAAACCAATTACATTGGTTGCTCGACCGCTGTATATGACAGCGAGCAGCTAGGTAAAGTCTTTATGCCCGAGCTTCGCAAACGCCAAGACTTCGGCTTGTGGTTAAAAATTCTCAAGAAAACGACATCCGGATACGGAATTAATTTAGCACTAACACGATACTGCGTTCATCAAGACTCTTTGTCTTCCAACAAACGAAATACGGCAGGGTACAACTGGCGATTGTACCGAGATGAAGAGCAGTTGAACGCAATCATGGCAAGCTATTACTTTGCCAATTATGCCTTGCGCGGGGTATTAAGAAGTCGATTTCCCAAACTTGCCCTTTTCTTGGGAATCCACTTTCCTGTTCCCGCTCAATCTTCGAACGCCCGATAA
- a CDS encoding glycosyltransferase family 2 protein has protein sequence MHDSNPKISVIIPIYQHWELTKVLFSALARQTLPKSLWECFIVDNGSDVVPAADTLPDFVNLLECHQPGSYAARNLALQQAQGELLVFTDADCRPNPDWLEIIWRQHLGCKKPTLIAGGVTVLRFDNLKPNWIEVYDMAMGLPQERYTRHGYAVTANLSIPRTVFDKVGVFDDQRFSGGDAEFCQRAGRANIPLVYLPEANVDHPTRHSWEELTTKLKRVKGGQVRSGPVRRRAKFIVKTFIPPVWAYWFVISSPKINRCQKVSSLLIQTRLWLTEMAITVRLLANGTMERR, from the coding sequence ATGCACGATAGCAACCCGAAAATTTCCGTCATTATCCCCATCTACCAGCACTGGGAACTCACTAAGGTTCTGTTTTCTGCCTTGGCCAGACAAACACTGCCGAAAAGTCTCTGGGAATGCTTCATCGTTGATAACGGCTCGGATGTTGTGCCAGCAGCAGACACTCTACCGGATTTCGTAAACCTGCTTGAGTGCCACCAACCCGGCTCCTATGCAGCGCGCAACCTGGCACTTCAGCAAGCCCAAGGGGAACTACTGGTCTTCACTGACGCCGATTGCCGACCAAATCCCGACTGGCTAGAAATCATCTGGCGCCAGCACCTGGGCTGCAAAAAACCCACTCTGATTGCTGGTGGAGTCACTGTTCTGCGCTTTGACAATCTGAAACCTAACTGGATAGAAGTGTACGACATGGCAATGGGATTGCCTCAGGAACGTTACACACGACACGGCTACGCGGTGACAGCCAATTTATCCATTCCCAGGACAGTATTTGACAAAGTGGGCGTCTTTGACGACCAACGCTTTTCAGGTGGTGATGCAGAGTTCTGTCAACGTGCAGGTCGGGCAAACATTCCTCTTGTATACTTACCTGAAGCCAATGTGGATCATCCAACTCGCCATAGCTGGGAGGAACTCACCACCAAGCTCAAGCGGGTAAAGGGGGGCCAGGTTCGTTCAGGCCCAGTGAGACGCCGAGCAAAGTTCATCGTAAAAACCTTTATACCCCCGGTTTGGGCATACTGGTTTGTCATCAGCAGCCCTAAAATCAATCGCTGCCAGAAAGTTTCATCTCTTCTCATTCAAACCCGATTATGGCTAACCGAGATGGCAATCACAGTTCGACTCTTGGCAAACGGCACGATGGAACGGCGCTGA
- a CDS encoding exopolysaccharide biosynthesis polyprenyl glycosylphosphotransferase → MHQDPISITPSRHNRWYERILLNPAFGHLIALAIITLGAQFLSYQSWVQNANQGITLALLVLCYAVTAYLSSNIAKFVGRRAIPYNLATVLIAVGLVFTLVLFTRIGYARTSLIIGLSLLLTIRIISVLINRRFRYLKLACVPTERIDNILPPVSKSFEYRLLDNPSMGETRYDGLIVDMEEQLEDQWIRFVSHCNIAGLPVFNARKVAETINGKVNLSTLQSIDLANLQPQPVYLAGKRALDILLTLLVAPLLIPFCLIVALLIKLDSPGPAIFVQQRIGKGNRIFRMYKFRSMRPREEGEGTAQFADQDAYRITRLGAFIRKVRIDELPQFLNILKGEMSLIGPRPEQPEFVEQFEEEVPYYSYRHIVRPGITGWAQVNQGYASDTESTREKVEHDFYYIKNLSPALDFLIVMRTLKTMATGFGAL, encoded by the coding sequence ATGCATCAGGACCCAATCTCCATAACGCCATCACGCCACAACCGCTGGTATGAGCGAATCCTCCTGAATCCAGCATTCGGCCACCTTATTGCATTGGCCATTATTACCCTGGGCGCACAATTTCTTAGCTATCAATCCTGGGTTCAAAACGCTAATCAGGGGATTACCCTCGCCCTACTGGTGCTTTGCTACGCAGTCACGGCCTATTTGAGCAGCAACATCGCTAAATTTGTTGGAAGGCGAGCCATCCCCTATAACCTGGCCACAGTATTGATTGCTGTCGGCTTAGTGTTCACCTTGGTACTGTTTACCCGAATCGGCTATGCACGCACCTCACTTATCATCGGCCTTTCCCTGCTACTAACAATCCGCATCATCTCGGTTCTTATCAACCGCCGTTTTCGATACTTGAAGTTAGCCTGCGTCCCAACAGAGAGAATTGACAACATTCTTCCTCCGGTTTCTAAGAGTTTTGAATACCGTCTTCTGGACAACCCCAGTATGGGGGAAACCCGGTACGACGGGCTAATTGTCGATATGGAAGAACAACTTGAAGACCAATGGATACGTTTTGTGAGTCATTGCAATATTGCAGGACTACCCGTATTCAACGCCCGCAAGGTTGCAGAGACCATCAATGGCAAAGTAAACCTTTCTACTTTGCAAAGCATAGACTTGGCCAATCTTCAGCCACAACCGGTCTATCTGGCGGGCAAACGCGCACTGGATATACTGCTTACGCTGCTTGTAGCCCCCCTACTAATCCCTTTTTGCCTGATCGTCGCGCTCCTGATCAAGCTCGACTCCCCCGGCCCTGCTATTTTTGTTCAGCAAAGGATCGGAAAGGGGAATCGTATTTTCAGAATGTACAAGTTCCGCTCAATGCGGCCTAGAGAAGAAGGTGAAGGCACGGCGCAGTTTGCCGACCAGGATGCATACCGCATTACCCGCCTGGGGGCATTTATCCGCAAAGTGCGCATCGATGAACTCCCACAGTTTCTGAACATCCTGAAAGGTGAAATGAGCCTGATTGGCCCACGCCCCGAACAGCCAGAGTTTGTAGAGCAATTCGAAGAAGAAGTTCCTTACTACAGCTATCGACACATCGTGCGGCCAGGCATCACCGGCTGGGCCCAAGTCAATCAAGGCTACGCCAGCGACACTGAAAGTACACGAGAGAAGGTAGAACACGACTTCTACTACATCAAAAACCTATCCCCTGCACTCGACTTTCTGATTGTAATGCGGACATTAAAAACCATGGCCACAGGATTTGGGGCACTATAA
- a CDS encoding pyridoxal phosphate-dependent aminotransferase: protein MSDISLSDRVQRIKPSPTLAITAKAGELRAQGKDIIGLGAGEPDFDTPEHIKQAAIEAINAGKTKYTPVDGTPGLKNAIIDKFQRDNGLSYEPGQVLVSSGGKQSFFNMALALLNDGDEAIIPAPYWVSYPDMVLVAGGVPKIIETDVNSRFKITPEQLEAAITPKTRLFVINSPSNPSGMAYSLEELAALGEVLKKHPNIIVATDDMYEHILWTGKPFVNIVNATPELYDRTVVMNGVSKAYSMTGWRIGYAAGPQKLIAAMKKVQSQSTSNPASISQAAAEAALAGDQGCVDEMVKAFKERHDYLTDALDALPGVKCAKGDGTFYAFPDFSDAIANMDGVESDTDLATLLLETAEVALVPGSAFGAPGCMRLSFAVGMDTLKDAIRRIEQALAK, encoded by the coding sequence ATGTCCGATATCAGCCTTTCCGACCGCGTACAACGCATCAAGCCGTCTCCCACCCTTGCCATTACCGCCAAAGCCGGTGAACTCCGCGCACAGGGCAAAGACATTATTGGGCTGGGTGCCGGTGAGCCGGATTTCGATACCCCGGAACATATCAAGCAGGCCGCCATTGAGGCGATCAACGCCGGCAAAACCAAGTACACCCCGGTGGACGGCACTCCCGGCCTGAAAAATGCCATTATCGACAAATTCCAGCGCGATAATGGCCTATCCTACGAGCCCGGCCAGGTGCTGGTGTCCAGTGGTGGCAAGCAGAGCTTCTTCAACATGGCATTGGCCCTGTTGAATGACGGCGACGAAGCCATCATCCCGGCCCCCTACTGGGTGAGCTACCCGGACATGGTGTTGGTTGCCGGTGGTGTCCCAAAAATCATCGAAACGGACGTGAACAGCCGCTTCAAGATCACCCCGGAACAGCTGGAAGCAGCGATCACGCCGAAAACCCGCCTGTTCGTGATCAACAGCCCATCCAACCCCTCCGGCATGGCTTATTCCCTGGAAGAGCTCGCCGCCTTGGGTGAAGTACTCAAGAAACACCCAAACATCATCGTCGCCACCGACGATATGTACGAACATATCCTGTGGACAGGCAAACCCTTCGTAAACATCGTCAACGCCACCCCGGAGCTGTATGACCGCACCGTGGTCATGAACGGTGTCTCTAAAGCCTACTCCATGACGGGCTGGCGCATCGGTTACGCAGCAGGCCCGCAGAAGCTGATTGCTGCCATGAAGAAGGTGCAGTCCCAGTCCACCTCCAACCCAGCCTCCATCAGCCAGGCTGCAGCGGAAGCGGCGTTAGCCGGCGATCAAGGCTGCGTAGACGAGATGGTTAAAGCATTTAAAGAGCGTCACGACTATCTCACCGACGCACTGGATGCCCTGCCCGGCGTGAAATGCGCTAAAGGCGACGGCACTTTCTATGCCTTCCCGGACTTCTCCGACGCCATTGCCAACATGGATGGCGTGGAGTCCGACACCGATCTGGCTACCCTGCTACTGGAAACCGCCGAAGTGGCCTTGGTACCCGGTTCCGCCTTCGGCGCACCTGGCTGCATGCGCCTGTCTTTTGCCGTTGGCATGGACACACTGAAGGACGCTATTCGCCGAATTGAGCAAGCATTGGCTAAATAA